DNA from Ignavibacteria bacterium:
TCTTCATGTTTGATTTTGAGTTATCGAGAAATGGCTGGATTTCTTCTTTGAGTGACTTATCAAGTGCAAGCGCATGCTCAAAATCATTTACGGCAAGTTCATATTTTTGCAGATACATATTTGCAATTCCCCGAAGCTCATATGCCTGTGCAAAAGATGCATTATTTTTTATTGCATTAGTAAAATCATCAACTCCTTTTTGCCAGTTTTCCATCTGCATGTAAATTGCACCGCGGTTAAAATATGCTTCGGTATATCCCGAACGAAGCTTCAATGCTTTTGTGAAATCCATAATTGCATTTCCGAAAACACGCTTATCACCGTAAATCATTCCGCGATTATTATAAGGTTCCGGGTTGTCGGGATTTAACATAATCGCTTTTGTAAAATCATCGAGTGCTTCACTGTCCTGTTTCAATTCTTTTTTCGTTTGCCCCCTGAGGTTAAAATAATCGGATTGGGATGTGTCTATCTGGATGGCATTGTCAAAGTCAACAAGCGCATCACGGTATTTTTTTGTGTTAAACTTTACTGTGCCTCTTTTGTAATATGCCTCCGCATTGTTTGACACCATCGTCATATAAAGGTCAAAAAGCTGCAATGCCTCAACATAACTTCCCGAGTTAAGCGCTGTCGTTCCCTGGCTTAAAATTGCATCGGGGTCATTTTGCGCGCTTCCTTCTTTAGTGTTCGAAAAAAGAAAAAAGAAAAAGAGAACCAAAATTAAATAAAATTTTTTCATCTTATTTTTAATTTAATTTGCTCCATAAAATCATTTACCTTTGGCTGCATATCCGGAGCTATTTCAATGGCTGTTTTCAAATCATTCAAAGCCAGAGTATATTCCTGCATTGAGTTCAAAATATATGCCCGTATAATAAGTGCCTGATAATTTCTGGGATAAATGTCTATAGATTCGTTTAGGTCACTCAGTGCTTTATCATAAATATTTTTATTGTAAAAATATACCGCTCTGTCAAAAAATGCCTTATAGTTCTGCGGATTTATTTCAATCGCTTTGTTAAAATTTGCAAGTCCTTTTACTGAATCTCCCTGGGATAGATTAATTAGCCCTTTATATCTATATGCATCTGAAATCTGCGGGTCATATTGAATCGCGTTATCAAGGTCACTCATAGCCAGATCATTCTGTGTGTTTCCATAATATGCCACTCCGCGGTTAAAATATGCCACTGCGTTTCCGGGACTGTTTTGGATTGCGCTCGTTAAATTGCTTATTGCGTTGGGATAATCTTTCTGCGATATATATAAGATTCCAAGATTGATGTAAGCTTTTATGTTTTTTGGGTCAAGTTGAATAGCTGTTCCGAAATCGTTAATCGCGCTTTGATAATTATTCAAACCAAAATATGCTTCTCCTCTCAGGTTATATGCTTCCGAACTCTGGGTTTTTATCTGGATATATTGCGTAAGCCAATTTATTGCAGTTTTATAATCTTGCCCAAGCAATGCTTCTTTTCCGAATCCAAAAATCTGGTCAGGAGTATATTGAGCTTTTGCTTGCTCTGAAAAATATCCCGACAAAATAAAAACAATAAAACATAGTAATTTTTTCTTCATAAATTAATTTTTTGCTTCGATTAAATAAGCTTCAACCTGAGGTTTAAATCCGGGATTTAGTTTTATTCCATATTCCATATCTTCAACTGCTTTCTTTTTATTACCGAGCATTAGATAAGCGATTCCCCTTCTGCAGAAAGCTTCCGCGTTTTGCGGGTCAAGTTCAAGAACTTTATCATAGTCTTTAATTGCAAGCTCATGCTTTTTACATTCTTTATACAATGCGCCGCGCGTATTAAGAACATTAACATTGCCGGGATTTATTTCAAGGGCTTTATTCAGAGCATCAAAAGCTTTTATTGTATCTCCTAAATTAAAATGGACAACAGATATGTTTCTGTATGTTTCCGGATTGTCCGGGTCTGAAAGCAAAGACCTGTCAAATATTTTTATTGCATCATCAATATAGCCGACTTTCAGATATGTCGCTGCAAGAGAATTTAATGTTGAAGTATTTGTCGAATCATATAACAGAGATTTTTTAAAATCCTCAATGGCATAAGCATAATCTCCTTTCATCGTATAAACAACACCCCTCCCTGAAAGCGCCGGTGCCGAATTTGGATTTTTATCAAGAACCTCATTATAAATTTTCAATGCATCATCCGGCATGTTTGTAAGAAGCAGAATGTTTGCTTTGCCCACGTATCCTTTTGAGCTGTCGGGACTTAATTTTATATATTCATCATAAAGCTTATATGACTCCGTGTAATTCGCTTTGCCGAACTCCTCAGATGCTCTGTCGTATATCTCCTCAGGGTTGCTCTGAGCAAAAATCAGACCGGGAAATATCAAAAATAGTATAATTTTTACGGATTTTAACATATTACAAGTTACTTACATAGTTTATTATTTAAAATAGATTTCGGTTGGATAGTTCCTGTGGATGGGAATTAATTTATAGTTTTATAATAGTTATTTAAAACCTCGATTCCTTTATCTGATATTTTTTTTGAATATATATTATCTTTGACGCGGAAAACAATATGATTGCACTCATTCATTAAGTTGAATTGCATGTTGCTGATGCTGATGTTGTCTTTGAAAAACTCAATCGTTCCCGTATATCCGCATTTATAAAACTCCGATGTTTCATCCGTTATCGACTGCGCAAGCATGTTCACCGTATCCAGATTCGTAATCGTGATAATTGCCCTCTGCTCGGTAGCAGTATCCTTTGTTGGAACAATGTTTGTAAAATAAATCTTCACCTTATCAACTCCCATTAGCTGTTTATCTAAAGTCCCCTTAATTGAATCACCGCATCCTGCAAACGCAATCAATATTATTAAAAATAAAAATCTCTTCATAATTTGGTTAAATTCTCGATTGCTTTCTCAAGAGTTGCGTTGCTCTTCGCAAAACAAAACCTCAAAACTTTATTATCATCTTTGTTCTCATAAAAAACCGAAACAGGAACAGAAGCAACTTTGTAATCCCTTGTCATTCTCCTTGCAAACTCAAAATCATTTTCATCTGATATATCCGAGTAATCTAAAATCTGAAAATACGTCCCCTTGCATTCAAGCGGCTTGAACCTCGTCTTTTTCACCAGCTCCAAAAAATGATTTCTTTTCTCTTCATAAAAATTTTTTAGGTCTGCTATCCTTTGCAAGTCCATCGAGTACTCTGCAAGTGCAAACTGAAACGGTGTTGATGTCGCAAATGTAAGGAATTGATGAATTTTTCTAAATTCCGAAGTTAGGTTTGGAGGTGCCGTGCAATAGCCGACCTTCCAGCCCGTTATGTGAAATGTCTTTCCAAAAGATGAAACGGTAAAAGATTTTTTATAAAGCTCATCGTTCAACAACATGCTCTGATGCTTCGTGCCGTCAAAAGTTATATGCTCATAAACTTCATCACTCAATATATAAATATTTTTGTCGCGTATAATCTCTGCAAGTGTATTCAAATCATCTGCGGACATAACCGACCCCGTCGGATTATGCGGAGAGTTCAAAATAATCAGCCGCGTCTTATCGTTTATCTTATCCTTAACTTTATTCCAATCGATTTTATAATCGGGAAACGTCAGCGGTATTCTCACCGAAACTCCTTTATTCAAAGTAACCGCCGGCTCATAAGAATCATATGAAGGGTCGAACATTATCACCTCATCACCGTCATTCACTACAACGCTAATTGCCGCAAAAAGCGACTCAGTCGCTCCCGATGTTACCGTAACCTCAGTATCAGGATTTATGTCCCTGTCATAAAATTTCTTTACAATCTTTGAAATGCTCTGCCGCAAAACGGGAACACCCGTCATCATCGCATATTGATTATGCCCGTCTTTCATTGCTTTTGCAACCAGCTCCATTAACTGCGGGTCAACCGGAAAATCAGGGAATCCCTGTGAAAGATTCACCGCTCCGCACTCATTCGAAAGCGTCGACATCACACTAAAAATACTCGTCGGTGTATTTGGAAACTTACTTTTAATTTTTTCTCCTAATTTTTTGTAGAGACGCAATATTTTGCGTCTCCGGTTAACAAATTCATATTAAAACTACATCAAATCCCCTCTTGCTCCGAAGGAGTCCCTATGGGAAGAGGGGTGTCAACGAAGTTGGAGACGGGGTGTGTTCACAAATTAACCTAATTCAACGAACTATAAAATTCAAATAAATTTTATTATGTTTGAAATATTTTCCTTTGGGTGTCATCCCGAACGAAGTGAAGGATCTCTTCTTTGTCTGATTATAAAACGAGATTCTTTGCTTCGCTCAGAATAACACAGAGCATCAATTATTAATCATGCGTTCACAATTAATCACCAAACTACTGCAAAGCACTAACCCATCCATCAGATGGAAAGTCCGCGTCAACGTTCTCGGTGAAAACCCTAACTCAAAAGAAATAAAAAACCTCCGCGAAGAAATCAGAAACGGTGACATCGCAAAAAAACTTCTCCCGCGCCATGATAAATCAGGACACATAATTTCTAAAGGTCACGTTTACGATAAATGGCAGGGAGCGCATTGGGTTCTTGCGTCGCTTGCTGACATCGGCTATCCCGAAAACGACAAATCGCTTCATCCCGCAAAAGATGACGTGCTTGACGCATGGCTGAACCCGTTTTATTTCAACGAAGTCATCATAGAAAAAAAATCTCAGCTTCAGCAAAAGGAAGGCGTCCCGGTAATCGAAGGGCGCTATCGCAGATGCGGTTCAATGCAGGGCAATGCTCTTTGGTATTTGCAGAAGCTCGGATTTAAAGACAAGCGAATCGATTCTCTCGTCGAACGCCTGCTCCATTGGCAGTGGCCCGACGGCGGATGGAACTGCGACAAAAATTTTTCTGCAGACACTTCATCATTCATGGAAACAATCCTGCCTCTTCGCGGACTTGCTCTTTATGCAAAGCTGAACAACGACAAAAAAGTCCGCAAAGCCGCAGACAAAGCCGCAGAAGTTTTTTTAAGCCGTCATTTATATAAAAGAATCACAAACGGAAAAATCATTCATCCGGAATTTACTCACCTGCATTATCATCTCTATTGGCATTATGACATTCTCCACGGACTAAAAGTTCTCGCAGAATCCGGCTACATAAAAGACAAACGATGCAATGACGCTCTCGACTTGCTTGAAAGCAAAGAACTCAAATCCACCGGCGAATCACAAGGATGGCCAGCCGAAAAAAAATATTTCAAAACTTCCAACACACTCGGGCACAACACCGACTACGTCAACTGGGGCTCCCCCAGCAAAAAAATCATGAACGAATGGGTTACAGCAGATGCATTATTTGTATTAAAAGAAGCAGGGAGGTTATAAAAAAATTTTAGTAGGACAGACATTCTTGTCTGTCCCGAGCGAAGCGAGTGATTCCTAATAATTGAAGTCATCCCCGCACAGTGCGGGAGACATCCCGGTATATACAAACACAAAAATCCCATCATTACAATGGGATTCTTCATTTAATATCTTTTAGTACGACAGGCATTTCTGCCTGTCGGGACAGATGGGAACGTCTGCCCTACTTATTCACTTCTCTGATATTTCTTTCAGCTTTTCATTCATCATCTCAAATCCTTTCTTTGTGTTTCCCTCTAACATTTTTTTAAAAAACCCAATCAATATTCCGCTAAAATTTTCTCTGTGTATAAATGTTGTTGTGCCGTTCACATTATCTTTTAACTCGAATATATGTTCACCGTCAAATAAACCCGGAATGAAAAGCTGACCTTTCCATCTGAACTCCCGGTTATAATCAACCTTTAAAACTTTCGGACTTATCGTCATCCCTTTTTCATCAGGTGGTTCCAGACGAACAGAAATTTTTTCTCCCGCTATCGGATTACCTTTCACAAACTTAATGAACGGATTCCATTCCGGATACTTTTCAAAATCTGTTAGAACGCTCCACACTTTTCCGGGTGAAGCGTTAATTAATATTTCTGTTCTTAATTGGTATTTCAATTTTTTAATTATTCATTGTTCATTGCAAATTGCAAATTGATCAATAATTATCAATCTGCGCTCTCTGCAATTTACCCGAGTAATCAACATAAACAGCCTTCCACTCGGTATAAAAATCAAACACTGTCCATCCGCCCTCGCGGTGACCGTTGCCCGTTGCTTTCACACCGCCGAACGGCATGTGTGCTTCCGCGCCGATTGTAGCGCCGTTCACATATGTAATCCCCGCTTCGATATCGCGAATCGCCCTGAAAGCATCGTTAACATTATTCGTAAATATGCTCGACGACAACCCGTATTGCGTTGAGTTCAAAATCTGTATTGCATCATCCAAGTCTTTGCATTCGATAACCGAAAGCACCGGACCAAAAATTTCTTCCTGCGCAATTCTCATGTAAGTGGTTACGTCCTTAAAAATCGTCGGCTTATAAAACCATCCCTTCGACAAATCACCGCGCGTCGCATAATCACCTCCGCATACAAGCGTCGCTTTGTCCTCCTCGATTCCGATGTTCACATACTTGTTCACCGTTTCTCTTTGCTTCTCGCTCACACAAGGACCAACATCAATGCCGTCATTGTTACCGTAACCAAGCTTTAATTTTTCGACTCGCTTGACAAGCTTATCTATAAATTTATCATGAATTTTTTTCTGTAAAATCAATCTCGATGTCGCAGTGCATCTCTGACCCGTCGTTCCGAATGCTCCCCATAAAACAGCATCAAGCGCTAAGTCCAGATTAGCATCGTCCATAACTATCTGCGCATTCTTTCCGCCAAGCTCTAAAGAAACTCTCTTCAAATCTCCGCCAGCAACGGTATTAATTCTCTTCCCGACTTCAGTCGAACCCGTGAAAGAAATAAAATCGATTTCAGGATGCGATGTCATCGCTTCACCGACAATGCTTCCGCTTCCATGCACAAGATTCAAAACTCCCGGTATGTAACCGCTTCCCAAAACTTCTCTCATCGCTTCATCGATAATCTTCACAAGCGTTGTTGCAGTCTTCGGAGTAAGCTCCGCAGGTTTGAACACGCATGTGTTTCCGCAGACAAGCGCAGGAAATAATTTCCATGTCGGAATCGCCATCGGAAAATTCCACGGTGTTATAAATCCGCCGACACCAATCGGAACCCTGAAGCTCATGTTCATCTTGTTCGGCATTTCGCTCGGTGCATTGTATCCGAATAATCTTCTTCCTTCGGAAGCCGCATAATATGCAGTATCAATTCCTTCCTGAACGTCGCCGCGTGTTTCTGCAATCACCTTTCCCATTTCGCGTGTCATCTCATGCGCAATTTCTTCTTTATGCTTAAGCATTTTATCACCGACAACTTTCAGAACGTCACCGCGTCTCGGAGCAGGAACCAATCTCCATTTTTTAAACGCCTCTCTCGCAGCAATCACCGCATCATCAAGGTCATCTGCATTCGATGAAGGGAACGTCCCTATCAAATCATCTTCCCACATTGCAGGATTTCTGTTCTCAAAAGTTTCTTCGCTTACTGAATCACGCCACTCTCCGTTTATGAAATTATGAAATTTTTTAGACATGTAATTTATTGTAGTTTTTAGATATTAGTGCAATTTAACATATATGCATCAAAGTTTTTATTCATAATAAAATCCTTATAAACAGCTATTTTTTACTGTAAAATTTTTATTTAATAGAATATATTGAATTAATTAAACTAATTGAGAGAAAAATACGACGTCATATTAATTGGTGCGGGCATAATCGGTCTTGCAACTGCTTACAACCTGATAAAGAAAAATCCCGGTGTAAAACTCTGCATCATCGAAAAAGAAGACGTCATCGCAAAACACCAGACCGGCAACAACAGCGGAGTCATTCATTCAGGAATTTATTACAAGCCCGGCAGTCTTAAAGAGCAAAACTGTATACGCGGATATAAAATGCTCCTCGAGTTCTGCAATGAACATAACATCAAATACGACATCTGCGGAAAGCTCATCGTCGCTACAAACGAACACGAACTAAAAGCGCTTCAGATTCTATACGACAAAGGAATCCAAAACGGTCTGCAGGGATTAAGAATTATTTCAAGAGAAGAAGCAAAGGAAATCGAGCCCTATGTAAATTGCGTGAAAGCAATTCACGTTCCGCAAACGGGCATCATCGATTACTCAAATGTAACAGAAAAAATTTTTGACATACTTTACAAACACGGTGTAAACATAAAGCTCAAAGAAAAATTAAAAGATGTTGATGAGGATTCTAATTGCGTGACCGTCATCACAGATAAAGACGATTATGAATGCAAAATTTTTGTAAGCTGTGCCGGTTTGCAATCCGACCGTATCGCAAAGCTCACAAACAACAAGCTCGACGTTCGGATAATTCCATTCCGCGGAGAATATTTCAATATAAAAGAACACAAACGCTATCTCGTTAACCATCTTATTTATCCCGTTCCCGACCCGCAGTTCCCGTTTCTTGGTGTGCATTTCACAAGAATGATTGACGGAAATGTTGAAGCGGGACCAAACGCCGTCCTTGCAATGAAGCGCGAGGGTTACGGCAAGCTCGATATGAACATTAAAGACATGAAAGACACTTTCACGTGGAGCGGATTTTATCACATCACGTGGAAACACTGGCAGACAGGCATTTACGAATTTTACCGCTCACTTATGAAATATGAATTTGTAAACTCGTTGCAAAAACTTATTCCCGATATCACCGGCAAAGATTTGGTTCCGGGCGGAAGCGGGGTTCGCGCGCAGGCAGTAGACAAGCATGGAAACTTAATCGATGATTTTTTGTTTGCAGAAGATAAAAGAATCATAAATGTTCTCAATGCTCCATCACCCGCCGCAACGTCTTCACTTTCGGTCGGCGACACTATAAGCGATAAAATTATTTCAAGATTATAATAATGTAATATTTATTTTTGTAACTATATATTAGAGGAAGTCATTCCCGCGCAGGCGGGGGGAACCCTTTGGGTCATCCCGGTGTTAGGGTGAAAAATATATTTATTTTAATTTTTAATTTTATAACATGACACTCATAATAATTTTCTTTTTATTTTTCTATTCGTTTAATTGCAACAAGGAAAATACTCAACAAATTTCTTCGCCGCAGCAAGTAACACAAACATCAAAAGATTCAGCAAAACAAATATCACTTTCCGCCAATCAGCAAAAAGTTCTCGACGGCGCAAAGAAAACTCTCGCCGATAATTACGAATACGATATGTCGATGGCATATTATACAATTGATTTTCCAAATGGTGACATTGATGAAACCATAGGAGTCTGCACTGATGTAATCGTTCGCGCTTTGCGAAAATCAGGCATCACCGATTTACAAAAAGCAATCAACGACGACGTTAAATCCGATTGGAACGCATACCCCATGAAAAGATGGAAAGCAAAAAAACCCGATTCAAACATAGACCATCGCCGTGTAATGAATCTCGAAGTCTGGTTTGCTAAATATTGGCAGACACTCAATAACGATGCTGACTTTCAGCCCGGCGACATCGTTGTATGGGATATGAATCAGGATGGTTACAGCGACCACATCGGCATCGTATCCGACACTTTCGCAAACGGAAATTATTACGTCATTCACAATCATCCCAATCCCGGCTACGTGGCAAACGAAGACAAGCTTCACCTCTGGGAAATCATCGGTCATTATAGAATCAAAGATTAATTTTTCTAATTAAAAATGGTTTTACTAAAATAATTTTTCATGGACTTACTCGAAGCAATAAAGAAAAGAAAAACAACTAACGGATTTTTTTTAGACAAGGAAATATCACAAGAGCACATCGACCTTCTCGTGAAAATGTCCTCGCACTGCCCGAGTCATTTCAATTCACAGCCGTGGCGCTTTGTGCTTGTGCAGGATAAATCCGTAATCAAAAAAATCGGACGAATCGCAGGCGATGCAATGACACAGCTTATGGATGACGGCCGCTTCTGGAAACAATACAAAAAATATTTCCGCTTCTCAGAAGAAGAAATGGAAAAAACAAAAGACGGCATACACATAGACCACCTGCCCGCTTTTCTTAAACCGTTTGCAAAAAGCATTTTCTCCGAAACCGGTGGCAAAGTAATTTCAATGCTCAAAGTCTCAAAAATTCTCGGCAACGATGAAGAAAAGCTCGTTTCATCATCACCGCTTCTGTTCGCAATTACGCTTACAAAAGATGAATATAAACCCTGTGAGCTTTCGGGGTTTTATTCCGTCATCAGTATGGGGGCGGTGATTCAGACTTTATGGCTCGTCACAACTTCAATCGGAATGGGAATGCAGTTTATTTCAACTCCCGGTGAAATTCCCAAAAAATGGAAAGAAGTTTCGGAGATTCTGAATATTCCCCTTGATCAGGAGCTTATGGCTATCTTCAGAATGGGATATATTGATGAAAACGTCGAGCGTCCTGCAATTGACTGGACTTCCTCACAAAGAAAAGGAATTGATGAACTTGCTTTTAATAACTATTTTGGAAATAAGTTCAATAATCAAAAATGAAGCAAATAAAATTTTTAGTTCTGCTCACGATATCATGTCTTGCTTTTTTCAAAGGTTCGTGTCCGAAGGATAATGAAGTTGACATAGATAAGATTAATCAAAATTATTTCATAAGATACAACGAGGCAAAATTAGAATTATATACAGAGGCAACATTTAAGCTGCCGAGCGGAACCGAAGTTGAATTGACCTCCCCCTCTTACATAAAGTTAAACGGACTTCCTTTAACCAAATCGCTGATAGGTTCGGTTTATACATTAACCGTAACAGGAACAGCGTTAGCATCGAACTACCAATGGGAATACAACGACAATCAAAACAGAGTTTACAAAAATGAAATAAATTTCAACGGCAGAAC
Protein-coding regions in this window:
- a CDS encoding tetratricopeptide repeat protein, yielding MKKFYLILVLFFFFLFSNTKEGSAQNDPDAILSQGTTALNSGSYVEALQLFDLYMTMVSNNAEAYYKRGTVKFNTKKYRDALVDFDNAIQIDTSQSDYFNLRGQTKKELKQDSEALDDFTKAIMLNPDNPEPYNNRGMIYGDKRVFGNAIMDFTKALKLRSGYTEAYFNRGAIYMQMENWQKGVDDFTNAIKNNASFAQAYELRGIANMYLQKYELAVNDFEHALALDKSLKEEIQPFLDNSKSNMKKK
- a CDS encoding tetratricopeptide repeat protein translates to MKKKLLCFIVFILSGYFSEQAKAQYTPDQIFGFGKEALLGQDYKTAINWLTQYIQIKTQSSEAYNLRGEAYFGLNNYQSAINDFGTAIQLDPKNIKAYINLGILYISQKDYPNAISNLTSAIQNSPGNAVAYFNRGVAYYGNTQNDLAMSDLDNAIQYDPQISDAYRYKGLINLSQGDSVKGLANFNKAIEINPQNYKAFFDRAVYFYNKNIYDKALSDLNESIDIYPRNYQALIIRAYILNSMQEYTLALNDLKTAIEIAPDMQPKVNDFMEQIKLKIR
- a CDS encoding tetratricopeptide repeat protein — its product is MLKSVKIILFLIFPGLIFAQSNPEEIYDRASEEFGKANYTESYKLYDEYIKLSPDSSKGYVGKANILLLTNMPDDALKIYNEVLDKNPNSAPALSGRGVVYTMKGDYAYAIEDFKKSLLYDSTNTSTLNSLAATYLKVGYIDDAIKIFDRSLLSDPDNPETYRNISVVHFNLGDTIKAFDALNKALEINPGNVNVLNTRGALYKECKKHELAIKDYDKVLELDPQNAEAFCRRGIAYLMLGNKKKAVEDMEYGIKLNPGFKPQVEAYLIEAKN
- a CDS encoding methionine aminotransferase, with product MSTLSNECGAVNLSQGFPDFPVDPQLMELVAKAMKDGHNQYAMMTGVPVLRQSISKIVKKFYDRDINPDTEVTVTSGATESLFAAISVVVNDGDEVIMFDPSYDSYEPAVTLNKGVSVRIPLTFPDYKIDWNKVKDKINDKTRLIILNSPHNPTGSVMSADDLNTLAEIIRDKNIYILSDEVYEHITFDGTKHQSMLLNDELYKKSFTVSSFGKTFHITGWKVGYCTAPPNLTSEFRKIHQFLTFATSTPFQFALAEYSMDLQRIADLKNFYEEKRNHFLELVKKTRFKPLECKGTYFQILDYSDISDENDFEFARRMTRDYKVASVPVSVFYENKDDNKVLRFCFAKSNATLEKAIENLTKL
- a CDS encoding SRPBCC domain-containing protein, which encodes MKYQLRTEILINASPGKVWSVLTDFEKYPEWNPFIKFVKGNPIAGEKISVRLEPPDEKGMTISPKVLKVDYNREFRWKGQLFIPGLFDGEHIFELKDNVNGTTTFIHRENFSGILIGFFKKMLEGNTKKGFEMMNEKLKEISEK
- a CDS encoding aldehyde dehydrogenase family protein, coding for MSKKFHNFINGEWRDSVSEETFENRNPAMWEDDLIGTFPSSNADDLDDAVIAAREAFKKWRLVPAPRRGDVLKVVGDKMLKHKEEIAHEMTREMGKVIAETRGDVQEGIDTAYYAASEGRRLFGYNAPSEMPNKMNMSFRVPIGVGGFITPWNFPMAIPTWKLFPALVCGNTCVFKPAELTPKTATTLVKIIDEAMREVLGSGYIPGVLNLVHGSGSIVGEAMTSHPEIDFISFTGSTEVGKRINTVAGGDLKRVSLELGGKNAQIVMDDANLDLALDAVLWGAFGTTGQRCTATSRLILQKKIHDKFIDKLVKRVEKLKLGYGNNDGIDVGPCVSEKQRETVNKYVNIGIEEDKATLVCGGDYATRGDLSKGWFYKPTIFKDVTTYMRIAQEEIFGPVLSVIECKDLDDAIQILNSTQYGLSSSIFTNNVNDAFRAIRDIEAGITYVNGATIGAEAHMPFGGVKATGNGHREGGWTVFDFYTEWKAVYVDYSGKLQRAQIDNY
- the lhgO gene encoding L-2-hydroxyglutarate oxidase, giving the protein MREKYDVILIGAGIIGLATAYNLIKKNPGVKLCIIEKEDVIAKHQTGNNSGVIHSGIYYKPGSLKEQNCIRGYKMLLEFCNEHNIKYDICGKLIVATNEHELKALQILYDKGIQNGLQGLRIISREEAKEIEPYVNCVKAIHVPQTGIIDYSNVTEKIFDILYKHGVNIKLKEKLKDVDEDSNCVTVITDKDDYECKIFVSCAGLQSDRIAKLTNNKLDVRIIPFRGEYFNIKEHKRYLVNHLIYPVPDPQFPFLGVHFTRMIDGNVEAGPNAVLAMKREGYGKLDMNIKDMKDTFTWSGFYHITWKHWQTGIYEFYRSLMKYEFVNSLQKLIPDITGKDLVPGGSGVRAQAVDKHGNLIDDFLFAEDKRIINVLNAPSPAATSSLSVGDTISDKIISRL
- a CDS encoding DUF1287 domain-containing protein, producing MTLIIIFFLFFYSFNCNKENTQQISSPQQVTQTSKDSAKQISLSANQQKVLDGAKKTLADNYEYDMSMAYYTIDFPNGDIDETIGVCTDVIVRALRKSGITDLQKAINDDVKSDWNAYPMKRWKAKKPDSNIDHRRVMNLEVWFAKYWQTLNNDADFQPGDIVVWDMNQDGYSDHIGIVSDTFANGNYYVIHNHPNPGYVANEDKLHLWEIIGHYRIKD
- a CDS encoding nitroreductase family protein; this translates as MDLLEAIKKRKTTNGFFLDKEISQEHIDLLVKMSSHCPSHFNSQPWRFVLVQDKSVIKKIGRIAGDAMTQLMDDGRFWKQYKKYFRFSEEEMEKTKDGIHIDHLPAFLKPFAKSIFSETGGKVISMLKVSKILGNDEEKLVSSSPLLFAITLTKDEYKPCELSGFYSVISMGAVIQTLWLVTTSIGMGMQFISTPGEIPKKWKEVSEILNIPLDQELMAIFRMGYIDENVERPAIDWTSSQRKGIDELAFNNYFGNKFNNQK